The DNA region AACAAGCCTGCTGCAAAAAAGAGAATAGTTATGGTTGGTACCGGTCACCGTGGTATCGGGTTTTGGGGCAAACCGGTAGTAGACAATTATGGTGATGTAGTAGAATTTGTAGGCCTTTGCGACAATAACCCAGGCAGACTAGCTTTTGCTAAAGATAGAATGGGCGTTACTTGTCCAACCTTCACAGATTTTACTACCATGATGCGTACGGTGAAGCCAGAGGTGGTAATTGTAACCACAGTTGACTCCACCCACGATGAATTCATCATCAAGGCAATGGAAATGGGTGCCGATGTTATTACCGAAAAACCCATGACAACCGATGAGAAAAAATGCAAGGCCATTTTAGCTGCGGAAAAAAGAACAGGTAAAAAGGTAATGGTTGCTTTTAATTACAGGCATGGTCCGCACATGATGAAGATCAAGGAACTCTTGGCTGCCAACCGCATAGGTAATGTTACCTCTGTAGATTTCAACTGGATGCTGAATGTATACCATGGTGCAGATTACTTCCGTCGGTGGCATGGACTAATGCGTAAGAGCGGCTCGCTTTGGGTTCACAAATCAACCCACCACTTCGACTTAGTAAACTGGTGGCTAAATAGCGAACCTGTAGAGGTAACGGCTTATGGTGAATTAGAACATTATGGCAAGAACAATCCTTTCAGGGGTGTGCGCTGCCAGGGCTGCGGTCATAAAGACTACTGTAAGTTCTACCGCGATATCACCAAAGAAGATTGGCTGAACAATCTTTATGTAAAGAATGAACATCATGACGGCTACTTCCGCGACCAGTGTGTGTGGCGTAAAGAAATAGACATTTACGATAAAATGAGTGCCCAGATAAAGTATGCGAATGGCGTTACAGTGAACTATAGCCTTACTACCTACTCTCCGTACGAAGGTTGGCGCATAGCTTTCAACGGCTTTAATGGCCGCATGGAAACCTGGCAGGACATACCGTACCAGGATGATAACGCGCTGAACCAGGAACAAAGGCATGCAGTAGAGATGTCGCAGGATAAGGAAGCTATACCTGGCAAGTTCAGGGAGATCATGGTGATGGATAACTTCAACAAAGAGCACGAGATAATAAAAGTGCCGCAATACGCAGGCGGCCATGGTGGTGGTGATAAGCGGATGCACAACCGTATTTTCCGCGACCCGTCAGACAACCCGTACAACATTCTAGCTGGAACAAGAGATGGCGCAATGTCCATTTTGATAGGAATAGCTGCAAACAAAAGTATTCAGTTAAAGCGTCCGGTAAAGATCAGCGAACTGACTGACCTGAAGCCGATGGCGAAGCGGCATGCTTAACTGAAGCCAAAGAATAGAACCAAATTTTCTTACCTCAATTATGACTTTAGTTGTAGTTGAGGTTTTTAATTTATTTGAATATCCGACCTGCACACTCTTGTTTATGATAATGGTCGCGAACAGGAAAGTATCACCAGCAAAAAAACAGTACTAACCACAACAGAAATCTTGCAAGCTTCTCTTCTAATTAAATGTTGAATTGCCAATAAGTATAATACATGATTTCAAACAGTAAATACTTTGATTGTTATCATGCAGCAGGCTAGGGGCAGCGGGTATGTTTGCACTTCAATTGCAGCTGGTCCTTTAAGAAGTAGGTTTCGTTGTGGAAATTCTGTAAACGAGAATAATGAACCCCCAATTTTTTTGACCAAGCTCGTTTGAATATTTTCCAACCAAAGCTGCCAGATTGCTGAACCATTAATGACAGTGCAGGATCTAACTGTTGTTTGCCATTATTTCCATTAGCAGCTTTTCTATAGTTGCAGGATACACCTCGTGCTCCAGGGCATGTATCTTTTGCGCAAGAGAAGCTTCTGTTTCACCAGCCTCTACAGTGCAGGTTGCTTGCTGTATGATATCTCCATTATCGTAATGCCCGTCTACATAATGGATGGTGATGCCACTTTCTTTTTCGCCGGCAGCTATTACGGCTTTATGAACGAGTGCGCCATACATTCCCTTGCCGCCGTACTTCGGCAGTAAGGCAGGGTGTATGTTCACGATCTTATCAGGATAAGCATCTATCAATGTAGCAGGCACCTTCCAAAGAAATCCTGCCAGGACAATGAAATCAACCTTCGCTTCCTTCAAAACATCCAAATAAGCATCCCCGCTAAAAAACCTTTCTTTTTCTATTAAAAGTGCAGGTATGTTTTCTTCTTTAGCCACTTCTAAAACTCCTGCCCCAGGCTTATTACATACTACAAGTGCTACATGTATAGTATTATGCTGCTCAAAATGTTGAATGATTTTTTTAGCATTTGATCCGGCACCGGAAGCAAAAATGGCAATGTTCATAGAGCTTCCAGTTTTATGTTGTAAAGGGGATGAATTCAAAGCAGGTAATTTTTATTTACTTACTAAAGCTTTAAATGCGTTGTCTTATTTAATCATACAATTTAATGAACGAGATCTTTCTGTACATAAACAATATGTAATAAGAATTATTTATTTGAACAACGCAATCAAGCTCAAAGCAATTTAAAAGGGTGTAAAAATGGGTTTAAAGTCCTTGTCATAAACAGCCTTATAATCAATAGGATTAGGTTGCTTTTTTGCGTTACAAAACAATGACAATTTATTTTCATTTAGCATCAAAATCCTCCGAAACCCTTGCTACACAAGGGAAAATTTTTTTTCACCATGTTGATATATTGTCAATATCGTGACCTATTTTTGCAGCCGTTTACGGAGATTTTTCCACATCAAAGCACTACTTTTTGTGTATGACCAAGCACCGACGCATTGCCAAAACAATAGTATCAAGTGTAACATTCG from Aridibaculum aurantiacum includes:
- a CDS encoding Gfo/Idh/MocA family oxidoreductase, with the translated sequence MDRSTFIKNSTLASAGILLAKSPLTAFANKPAAKKRIVMVGTGHRGIGFWGKPVVDNYGDVVEFVGLCDNNPGRLAFAKDRMGVTCPTFTDFTTMMRTVKPEVVIVTTVDSTHDEFIIKAMEMGADVITEKPMTTDEKKCKAILAAEKRTGKKVMVAFNYRHGPHMMKIKELLAANRIGNVTSVDFNWMLNVYHGADYFRRWHGLMRKSGSLWVHKSTHHFDLVNWWLNSEPVEVTAYGELEHYGKNNPFRGVRCQGCGHKDYCKFYRDITKEDWLNNLYVKNEHHDGYFRDQCVWRKEIDIYDKMSAQIKYANGVTVNYSLTTYSPYEGWRIAFNGFNGRMETWQDIPYQDDNALNQEQRHAVEMSQDKEAIPGKFREIMVMDNFNKEHEIIKVPQYAGGHGGGDKRMHNRIFRDPSDNPYNILAGTRDGAMSILIGIAANKSIQLKRPVKISELTDLKPMAKRHA
- the purN gene encoding phosphoribosylglycinamide formyltransferase; protein product: MNIAIFASGAGSNAKKIIQHFEQHNTIHVALVVCNKPGAGVLEVAKEENIPALLIEKERFFSGDAYLDVLKEAKVDFIVLAGFLWKVPATLIDAYPDKIVNIHPALLPKYGGKGMYGALVHKAVIAAGEKESGITIHYVDGHYDNGDIIQQATCTVEAGETEASLAQKIHALEHEVYPATIEKLLMEIMANNS